The following coding sequences are from one Chanos chanos chromosome 12, fChaCha1.1, whole genome shotgun sequence window:
- the ctps1a gene encoding CTP synthase 1: MMKYILVTGGVISGIGKGIIASSVGTILKSCGLHVTAIKIDPYINIDAGTFSPYEHGEVFVLDDGGEVDLDLGNYERFLDIRLTKDNNLTTGKIYQSVINKERRGDYLGKTVQVVPHITDAIQEWVMRQARVPVDGDDIEPQVCVIELGGTVGDIESMPFIEAFRQFQFKVKRENFCNIHVSLVPQPSATGEQKTKPTQNSVRELRGLGLSPDLIMCRCSTPLENSVKEKISMFCHVEPEQV, translated from the exons ATGATGAAGTACATTCTGGTCACTGGTGGTGTGATTTCAGGGATTGGTAAAGGAATCATAGCCAGCAGCGTGGGGACCATCCTCAAATCCTGCGGCCTGCATGTTACTGCCATTAAAATCGACCCTTACATCAACATAGATGCCGGAACCTTCTCTCCGTATGAGCACG GTGAGGTGTTTGTGTTAGACGACGGCGGAGAGGTGGACCTGGACCTGGGAAACTATGAGCGTTTCCTCGACATCCGACTCACCAAGGACAACAACCTGACCACCGGGAAGATCTACCAGTCGGTCATCAATAAGGAGCGGAGAGGGGACTACCTAGGCAAGACAGTCCAGG tgGTGCCACACATAACTGATGCCATACAGGAGTGGGTGATGCGCCAGGCCAGAGTGCCAGTGGACGGAGATGACATAGAGCCTCAAGTCTGTGTCATCGAG tTGGGGGGTACGGTCGGTGACATCGAGAGCATGCCGTTTATCGAGGCCTTCAGACAGTTCCAGTttaaagtgaagagagagaacttctGCAACATCCACGTCAGCCTCGTCCCACAG CCCAGTGCGACCGGAGAACAGAAGACCAAGCCCACGCAGAACAGCGTTCGAGAGCTCCGAGGCCTGGGTCTGTCGCCCGACCTG atcaTGTGCCGCTGCTCCACTCCTCTTGAGAACTCGGTGAAGGAGAAGATCTCCATGTTCTGTCATGTGGAACCTGAGCAGGTGTGA
- the rab42a gene encoding ras-related protein Rab-42a, which yields MDILWQYQFRIILLGDSTVGKSSLLKRFTDGIYSDVADPTVGVDFYARSLEIESGVKIKLQLWDTAGQERFRSITTSYYRNSVGGLLVFDLTNRKTFDHIREWHREVSEHILPHHMVYILIGHKSDLGRDRKVTRDEAEQLAAELGIRYVETSAKCNSNVDRAFELLTRDIYELMKMGEISTRDGWDGVKSGLTAKVLYPAEEETGEREKSCNC from the exons ATGGATATTCTGTGGCAGTACCAGTTCAGGATAATTCTACTTGGGGACTCAACCGTCGGGAAATCGTCTTTGCTTAAACGGTTCACGGACGGAATATACAGCGATGTGGCTGATCCAACGGTCGGTGTAGATTTTTACGCTCGCTCCTTAGAGATCGAGTCGGGTGTGAAAATAAAGCTGCAGTTGTGGGATACTGCTGGTCAAGAACGGTTTAG gtCTATCACGACCTCCTACTATCGTAACTCGGTGGGCGGTCTCTTAGTCTTTGACCTGACCAATCGCAAGACCTTCGACCACATACGGGAATGGCACCGGGAGGTCAGCGAGCACATACTGCCACATCACATGGTCTACATCCTGATTGGTCACAAGAGCGACCTCGGCCGTGACCGGAAGGTGACCCGGGACGAGGCGGAGCAGCTGGCGGCCGAGCTGGGCATCCGTTACGTGGAGACGTCGGCCAAGTGCAACAGCAACGTGGACCGGGCGTTTGAATTGCTCACGCGTGACATTTACGAGCTGATGAAGATGGGGGAGATCTCCACCAGGGACGGCTGGGACGGAGTCAAAAGCGGCCTCACTGCCAAGGTGCTCTACCCCGCCGAGGAAGAGACGGGCGAAAGAGAGAAGAGCTGCAACTGTTGA